A segment of the Manihot esculenta cultivar AM560-2 chromosome 13, M.esculenta_v8, whole genome shotgun sequence genome:
TTTACTTAGCTAACTTGTCCTTTGTCGCACCATCCAATCCAATCCATGCTCCTCTTTTAGCTTCACTTGGCCTTTTTGGCTCATGGCCGGCTTTGCTGTTAGCCATTcaaaatttcaatatatatattttttattgtatgaACAGTGATATGTGTCCCATTTGTCatgtgataaataaatattccaataaaatcattttaagcttttatcttaattaattataatatttaattcattaCATTCTTAATCACACTTTTTCCCTTTAAATGAGTATTTGtttaaaataacttttatattttaataataaaggtAAAAAAATTCCACTTGCAATAAAACGAAGGGAAAGAATCATTAAGCATAAGAAAGTTAGTACAGCAGCTTTTTAGGGTTTTCCTAGCTAGGCAAAATGATCGAGATGGTGCTTAACTCGTGGGTAGCTGCTGTGGCTATCCCTAAATGGTGGAATATGAAGGGTGGCCATTGATTTGgtttcaaatcaaattgagttaaataaaaatttaggttattgaaatatcaaaattaaataaaaaatcaatttaatttaattcaacaatttgattttaaattgttttCTAATAACATGAAACAAACATTTAATAAATTCTTTAGCCAGTCGATCGAAATGGTTGATTTAATTATAACGTTATTGTCAATGAAATACATATAAcagttatattataaaatttatttaaatacataaatattgaaaaaatcaataattttatagtgAATATGTTAAGTCAATGAACAGAAGATAACTATCGCGAGTTGTCATATCCTTATTGGCAGAAGTGAAGAGAGCGGGAGCCAGCATGAGTATTGGCTAGGGCACGCATTAGTTTTAACGAAAAGTTGaagagaaaattttcttttaaaaaggtAGAGGCATTTTCTTTTTGCAAAGAGGTTATGATGCAATAGTGTATCTATAATGGAATTTTATCTTTTCTTCTGCCTATAAACATAATCTTACAATTAAGTTACATtaaatatttgtttttttttctctctttatatTAAAGTTGTTAAGTATAAACTGCAAATCTAATATGATAGGCTTATTTCGACATATTGAACTAAAATCAAATCCAACCACCTAACAGTACCCACCATTGATAAGTATAACCCCATGAATGTCTAATCGATAAATTGGGTCCCACTTATAACTCACTAAAGCTAACTGCTAACCCCTGACCTCATCTACGAAAGGAAGAGTAGgaataagaagaagaggaagtgaTTGGTTTACAAGCAAGCTTCTTTTTTATCcttgatatttatttatttatgttgttTTCCCTTTTGATTTTGGTTGTGTTTCAGTTATAGATACATTGTCCCTCCCTTCATCGCCAGAACTTTTAGAATTAGGACAGCCAAAGTGGGCATCCTTTTCTTGTCTACACTTGAATATTCTTAGAAAGCAGCTGGTCAAGCCAATGCCACATGTTTTCGTCCCATTTTTATCTAATTTCATTTTCTCCGTCTTTGTCATAATGTTGCATTTTAGCTGAAAAAAGAGAAGGCGTTTTCAAAAGAAAAGAGCCCCTCCTGCTTCCAGGCAGTGGATGAGTGATGATATAACTCGGTACCGCGTGTCACCTGCTATATCCACTTCTCATTTAGTGCATCGGGTAAGAAGACTTAGTTTAACATTTATTTATCGTTCGCATTTTCACTTGGAATTAAATGTATTTTTCAGACATGGCACTCGACACACTCCGATGTTAACTTATCAGCCACCCGATAAGTAATTGACGGTTGTTGATTAATTAGTcttataataatgataatattctcCGATTTTCCAAATTTATAGAAGCATTCGCCTCTTTACATTATATAAATAGAAATTTGACACATATttacaaaatattaattaaactttttgtattcttttattttatcaattacaCTTTTTATTAATCTGAGTGTCGAAATGACAGATATTAAATACCATCcactcatttatttttcttaaatacaTTGATTACTGCGGTCACATagatatcttatttttaaactaattgATGAGAAAGctattaatttgtgttttttgaGAAGGGAATCAATTTACAATGCTtcacttattttttatattttctctttaaCAAATTCAATCACTTAATTAGGTTAAAATTTGCAAGATTTTGAAAATTTCCAAACTTTAATATGAAATTGATAACCTATTATAGAATTATTAATTCAATGAGGATAAGTAATCTATATTTGATTAATCACCAATCTAGCTAGTAAAAGTTTAATGTGGGTTTTTAACCTAGGCAAAGAGTCACTGCGTTGAGTATTCTAATCAAATAAGAGCAAGCAAGAAGATtgcatatcaaaataaaaagagataCGAAACTTGTCTCAAAAGAAGAGGCTGAGGCGATTAACTGGACGTCAACAATGACGACATCTCTAGTGGAGTCTCAAATTTTTGCTCTAAGTCTAACCACTTCACTATTTTAATAGTCACTCTCTAGGAGCCCTACCCTTCCCTTCCCTTGATATCACATTAAGCAAATGCAAGTGTGtgcaaattttaataatttttcaccCATCTCGAGCCACGCATGACACAATAGTTTAAAAATCCCAAATCTATAAGCCAAGAGTACTACGGCTTGGCTAATGGCTAATGGCTACTGGCTACCTACTCAGACATGGAAACGGAAGATGAGAGAAGGGAAGAGAAGAGCAGAGAGTACCACCTAATTGGACAACAAAAGTGACTTACATGTCCAAATCCAGAGGCCAACTGTACCCTTTTGTTTATTGACTTCGAGGTGGTCACTGCTCAGGTTTGGGATCCCAACCACATGATATTTACAACTTTGTGGGTGGGCCGAGTGGCTGGCTGGCTGGCTGGGTGCATGGGAGCTTGCTTTTTTTTCCCTTCCATATATAATGACCCTTCTTTCTTCACTAATTACCTTATTAAGAAAGCCTAATCCATCCCTAATTTCCCTATTATAGACAAGATAACACATGAATATGCCCCATGAGTTCAAAATATTAAACACCCTtagatttattttgaaaattttaatttgagatAAATACTAAAAGAAATCAATGTTGGTTGGATATGTATGCCAAAATTGTTGCACATAATCTTGCTAAATGAGCTTTTTCATTATCATCTAGCAAGATGGGCAACTTTTGCCATATCCGTCCTTGCTTGTGTTATTTATGTATGGAGGAGGATGACTATGGAGAATCTTTTTAGGCTTATTCTGTAATttcataatttcttttaataactatttatttatatgaatGACGTGTTACTCTCtcgattaataaaattaaaatatttagtaaaatatataaataaaatatgaataacTATTAAGTccactaaatatttttatttacgtgtcgtaatataattaataatgtaTATTATCTTATTATGTTATATAATAGTCCttattgtataattttttttaataataaccgATTTGAGAAAAGGCTAATAAAAGAGGAACAATTTACGAATGAATATGAAATCTTATTTTTTCGAGTtgtttagcttttttttttttaaataacgagttgtttagttaaaataaaaaaaaaaattcctgatGAATGGCAATGTTGATATTAACAAGGAAAACTAAGTCCTTGTTTGGCATTTAagacaaaaataaaaagtcctATGATAAACACATCCGGTGCATCCCCCTTGAGTCCTACTCAACCCCCTCGCCTTATATAAATGAACCCCTCATATGTTTCTTCCAACTTGATCCTTTAACAGAAAACACTACtcatatagagagagagaggagagggaaaggaaaagaaaggaaagaaaaggaaggaaggaAAGAAAGAGTGAGAAAACAAAAGATGACAACCACCATCATGAATCACAATAAGGTTGATCAAGATCACATGGCACTCCTCTCTCAATTGTACTACACACAAATGGTTCCACAGCAAGGTATTGTACTCAACGTAAAAACCAAATTACCAAGACATTCTTGTACATGTTATGTATCTAACTATGATGTTTGTGATCATCTTGTTCAGGTGAGCCAAAACCACGACGCAGGCGAAAGAAGAACAAAGGAGCAGAAAATGGAGTCACTGGTGCCAAGAAAAGGAAACTCAGTGCTGATCAAGTTAATCTTCTTGAGATGAATTTTGGTAACGAACATAAGCTTGAGTCTGAAAGGAAAGATAAGCTTGCTTCAGAGCTTGGACTTGATCCTCGTCAAGTTGCTGTCTGGTTTCAGAACCGTAGGGCTCGCTGGAAGAACAAGAAGCTTGAAGAAGAATACACTAAGTTGAAGACTGCCCATGAGACTAATATTATTGAGAAATGCCGCCTTGAATCTGAGgtttatctctctctctctatctttcCATCTGTGTGTGTATCAAGTTTCAGAGtcttaaaatctttaattttcttCTGTTTTCTTGGAAACCAAACAGAGAATTAACACGTTAATTAGTTCATGTCTTAAAATAATGGGCAAATTCCGTGATTTATGACCTCCCTTTCTTTGCACCCAAAACTAGAGTAATGCCTTTCAATCAGTTGTTTGCCTGAAAAAGACTTGTCTGCACATGacccacaatttttttttaatgattttttaccTTGCATGAACTCTGTATCGAACAAAGCTCTGCCACGTAGTTGGGTCTAGGGCATAAAACAAACCTTGCAATAAAAGTGAACAAAATTGACTAGGAACAGTGCACTGCCACTTCCAACACAGCAGGGGGAATTGTAAGAGTCCTCCATATCCAAACCACTACTGCTTTCCGTACAATTTTCTTTAAAGTCATGGGCCTCTCAGAGGCCCACTAGAGtccaaatttatttattcataataaaatttatcaattaaattatagtaaattattaactattaactgattatttttaataatatgaaataccAATCACTtggtaactttttttttattttttttagtgatTTTTGAAAGTGTATGTGCAGGTTTTGAAACTTAAAGAAAAACTGTTAGAAGCAGAGAAAGAGATTCAACGATTAACAGAAAAGATTGATGGAGTTTCAAGTAATAGTTGTAGTTCGACTCTGTCGATGAACACACCATTTCTCGGAGAATTTGGAATGGAAGGAATTGgggatattttttatatgtcgGAAACTAATTACATTCACGGCATGGAATGGTCTAATCTCTATGtataattagtttaattaattttaattaactaattatgtaGATAGTAGCTCTGTAAACCAATCTAATCTTGTAAATTTGAATCTATCTAGTCACTAGTTATGCTTATTGaaatgtttaattaattaattagatatgTCATTATTTAGTTAGTAATTATTTTAACTTagactttttataaaattatataaaataaaacacgTGAGAACTGTGGCTTATATACAATTAGAAATCTTGAAAACAtaaattttttcactttttgttCATATAGACAAGTGAATTGTAAATGCTAAATGGTTAAAAAGATGTAATTAATTAAGATTTACAGTTCCCAAACCCTACGCATCTTTAAATAATTACATGAGTGGATAAGATTACAAACACAGGtatgaataaataataataagaataagaAGGTAGTACTATATTAgtagaaaaaagaaattaatgaaAAAGTGAAATTGAAAAAGGAAGATAGCTAATAAATTGGTGAGAGCGAGAAGATAAGACTCAACTATACATGAGATAAGACAACACTATTTCTGGAAAAAACATTTATGTAGACCTTATCTTCAAGGGTAATGGCATGATAATggctgatttttatttttctttttcttttataagaACAAATGATGCTAATGTGTTTAGGTGTCTGTGCCCCTTATTCGTTCTACACGTGATAATGGCTAAACTATATagcttatttatatattaaaaaaatatatatatatatatctacaataattaaaaaaaattaattatatggtTTAAGAAGATTATTGATAATGGTTGAACCACGGACGTTTGGACCGCAGTCGAATCCTTATAAAAGAGTCAATTCTAAAACTTATTAGAATTTACTATGCATGCTGGTTCATTAGTACATAACTTTGCTCACGATTAGAACATTTTAAGCTGATTTAGAGCTCTTGATAACAGTTGGGTTTCAAACACCCAGATCCTTACTAAACCCATAAGAGAAGGGCACGTCGGAGTCTCATAACAACTCAGCACACCGGAACACAATAATGATTCGAGACGTTGAAATCTGGCTTACTCGATTGGATGGGTCAAGTAGGGTTATAGACTTCTATGTACCCTGAATTTGGTCTATACAGGTATAGgaagaaattaaatagtcgtctaataatagaaaaaggtataggaagaaattaaatagtcgtCTAATAATAGAAAAAAGGAACGTTCATGAATACTGTTTTACATGAAAGAGATGCAtgaaaaaaaagaggaaacatgagattaaattttttcatacacACATTCAAATGATTGACTTCTTATATGACTCTCATCCAAATTAGAGATTAATGAGACAGCAATGGAGGATCCGAAATCAAATAAGGCATGGCcttaatcaaatttttaataaatatcaaaaattaaaattgtcaaactaaaatttattaatatatatatatatatatatatatatatatatatatatatatatatatatatatatatatcataaaagtatgcaagtaaattttttttgttcCACCTAGCCAGGGGACCATTTTTAACTGATTAAAATCGAatggcttcttctcttcttaATCAGCAGCATTATAGCTTCAACCCTTAGTTCTCATCAGGGCACTTTGATTATCCTCTGGAGATTAGTGAGGATTTCTGGTTGAGAGTGCATGGACTTCACATTTCTTAGTTTTGATTAGACTTGCAAGCTTGTAAAACCATCAAGCTTCCATGTTCTCTCAATTAATGTCACCTTCATCGGCTATAGAACTCTTGGGTCTAAAATTTTGGCGTTGGGTTTGAGTCTGTGAGCTTCAGTTACTTGTTAATGGAGAAACTGCATTCCTCCCTTCTTCCTCGGCACCGCTGCAACTTTCAAGTCCTCAGTGGCAACGCTTTGCAGCGTCGGTTTCTGGTTTTTTCGAAGCAATGGGCCTCATGTGTTATTGGGCTACTCTTCATGAGGGCCTAAGCTTAGTTGTGAATGTTTGACAGTTGGACTTGGGCGTAGATCTTAGCCTATATTTTATTTCTCAATAATTATCTTCCAGCACAAAATAATTGCATATGGgcacaaattatttattatttttattttactcagatataatttaatatttttatattttatatttccaattcatattttaaaattttaataatatcattcttattttaaactaatgttaataaaacatttttcataaatctgtataatattatatatagatgtaaaataactattattctattttacatgaatttttttttcttcagaaaatataagaattaagtaactaaaaataaaaaatatatagataaaagttgatatttaattaatatgataagttagattttatataataaaatacaaaaataaatgtCAAGTATCAAtattttaatcattattattaatacatatatatatatataatgacatTGTAATTCTTACTTTCTAGGAATGGCTTCTgagttataataaaaaaaataacaaagaagagattaataaatttttaaaataattataagatgaAAAATATTGTATACTTGTTGACTGTATATATGTTCACTGACTTTATTTTtgtcattttataattaaaacataaattaaataaataatgtgagagttatttttaaatttaagatttcgtatttttcaaaaaaaatatagtgtttgaaacatttaaaaaatttagttaatataaaatattttattggttaaaaaaatcattttaaaggaAACAACTTTCTTTTTAAAAGGGAAAGCCATCTTTTACATTTTCATATCTTCTTTTtaacatttatatataaatttattaataaattttattttttaaattaaaattaaataacggataaattatctcattaaaaatatttttatagaaaatattttttttaaatttaaattattttttagaaataaatggagattaaataatttgttttaaaaaataattttttaaaccaTTTGGATTAGAGTAAATATTGCTCAAAGCGAGGAAGGGCACTGGCAACATCGTTCTCAAATTCGATAGTTTAAAGAAGAAGGGGATCACAATAccaaatttttttatctttacaCTCTGCCGTCACCAGTACAACCATACTGTTCATCTTCAGGATGAATCCACTTGCTGGATTGATCAAGATTTTATTCTCAAGCCTTTTTTTCATAATTACTTCCATAGTCTTCTTATTATTGGTTCTTTACTGCACTGTGATCATGATCATGTTCTTGCTGTTGTACCTACTTTGGTCACGCTGACTATTAATAAGGCCTTATTAAAACTCATAATTGATGCAGAGATTTTAtagattatttttcaattaggAGGTGATAAGACTCCTAACCTAAATGGTTTCTTTTAGTATTTTTTATCAGCGCAATTGGAACGTTGTTGACTTTCGTTATTTTTTATCGTTCGACACTTTTACGAGATTTGTTTTTTTGCTTCACACCCTAAAGTATCATAGCCCGATTGGTGTTCATCAGTTTCGCCCTATCAACCTTTGTAATTTTGTTTACAAGGTCATCTCCAAGACAATGGTTAATCGATTGAAGCCGTGGATTTCTACTTTAATTCCACCTGATAAGACTACTTTTGTTTCATCCCGGGCAATTCAAGATAATATTCTAATTGCACATGAGGTTTTCCACCATCTTCGAATGTCGACTAAGAAAGTCCACTCGTTGGCTTTCAAATTGGGTACACAAAGCCTATGACCAAGTGGATTGGTGTTTTCTCTATAAAGTTCTCATTCAGATGAGCTTTGCTTCTTATTAGGTTTAAATGATCATGTAGTGCGTTACTACAGCTAGTTTTTCAGTTTTGATTAATAGTGTTCCTACTGCTTCTTTTCAATCTTCTCGAGGTATCAGACAAGAGAATTTGTTATCTCCTTATTTGTTTCTATTTGTATCTCAGTTGCTATCTTATTTATTATCTTCGGCTCATGCTCATGGGCTTCTCAAGGGTATCAAGGTAGCTCGTTCTGCTCCTCCGATCCTCGATGTTCTTTTTGCTGAtgatactttattatttgcccGCACTTCTCGATAAGAAACAAGCACTCTTTTTGGTCTTATCTAGTCTTATACCTTAATTAGAGGACAAGTTATTAATTATCAAAGTCccatattttctttattaaacaTACCCCTCCCAATCTtaaatatattatgttatgGCAATTTGACATGCAAGAGATCTCCTCGTCTTGTTAATATTTGGGCCTTTCAGTTCTCCTGGATCAATCTCGTCAACAAGTTCTCTCATTTGTTCTGGATAGAGTTCGATTGAAAACTCAATCTTGAAAACATAAACTGCTCTCTTAGGCTGGCTGTACTACTATGATTTAATTTGTGTTATTTGTTGTTACCTCCTATTCAATGTCTATTTTTTGGTTTCCTAAATAAGTATCGTTAAAACTGAATAGTCTACTTTCTAACTTTTGGCGGGAAAATGATGTCCATCGCCGTAAGATGCATTGGATTAGTTGGCAACGATCTTGTACTTCTAAGTTCTTTGGCAGACTTAGCTTTAgggattttgaaaattttaatcttttctgTTTGGCAAAACAGTGCTGGTGACTACTTCATAATCAGGATAGTTTGTGGGCCCGTCTACTCAAGGGCACTTCAGCTCCTAAGCGAGGCAGTTTTTAGATGTGACAAAGCTTGTTTGCAGGACGCAATGTTCTTCACCTTGGAACTTGCTTGAATGTTGGAGATGGTATGTCCATTTCTCTCTGGTCTGATCCTTGGATTCCTTTGGCATTCCATTTTTTTTGCTCCACAGCCTACTTTTTGCCCTCCTAGCATCACTAAGGTCGCTGACTTAATTGATTATGCATCAACGAATAGTATATATGCTCTTTGATGCTTCCATTGTCCCTATTATCTTGGCCATTCCGGTTGCTTCACTTGGTATAGGTGATTTGTGGGTTTGGCATTTTATGTCCAATGGACAGTATACAGTTCGGTCAGGTTATCGTCTTCTGACGATCTATGCTTTTAATTCTTATCGCTCTTTCAATTTGTCTAGCCACATATGAAAAAGTATTTGGACTGCTCAGGTCACATCTAAGTTGCATATCTTTCTTTGCGCTGTTTTTATGGGGCTTTACTTGTATTTACCAATTTGCTTCATTGACATTTAGTGTCTTCCTCTCTTTGCCCAATGTGTCACTCCCAATCTGAGACCATTgaacatttatttttcttatgtaATTTCTCCAGAGCAGTTTGGTTTCTCAGCCCATCTGGCTATAAGCCTTCTACTGTTGATTTTCCTACTTTTGTTCAGCAGTGGATAGATTTGTTGAACTCCTCGCTTTTACATTCTTATGACCCTTATCTCCTGACGATGGTTTTTGTCATGTTGTGGCATATTTGGAAAGCAAGCaatgattatatttttaatggactACAGCCTGATCCTCACGCTATCTCTCGCCGTATCTCTTATGATCTCCATCAATTTTAGCTTAGCGGTGTTTTTTCTAATCTTTTCTCTTTATCAGCCACCTCCTCTAGAGTGCATCTGGATCTGGTTTGGTATCATCCCCCTCCTGGTGCTGTCAAACTTAATTACGATGTAACTTGGACCAATCAGTTTTCTTGGGTTGTACTAAAAAATTTTGGTATTCGTTTGTTGTTGCTGGCGAAGCTTAGGCTGTTCTGGAAGGCATCTTATGAGCATTGgatgtaggggtgagcagtattcggttcaaaccgaaaaaatcgaccgaaccgaatcgatttgaaaatttggttcggttttttatacattttagttcggttcagtttttaatttcagaaattccggttatttcggttcggttcggttttgatcagaaaaaaactgaaaaaatcaaaccgaaccgattagtgataataatatattttttaaataatatagagaaattaaatcatattaagattaaaatattttaattaaattttaaaatattaaaaataaagtgtaaaaaataaaaaaaatattaaaaataaaaaccgattaaatcgaattgaatcgaaccgaatcaggccgattcggttcgattcgatttctgatcaaaatcgattcgatttgatttttataaacactaaaatttcaatttttaatttattcagttcgatttgattttgaatcgaaccgatcgaATGATCACCCCTAATTGAATGTAGGTTATCGAATGTGAGACAGACTCTTCTAATCTTCATACAACTCTTAGCGGTAATAATCTCTTTTGCTTGTGATATTAGTTCGACAGTGTTACTGTTAGTATTGGTTATCCTTCACTTTCATTCTAAAATATACATCTCAAATTCTTTCACATGCTTTGCGCGAATTTAGttgctaaatttttttttataaaatttattacttttgaACCAGTTTCTTCCCACATGCTTTGCGCGAATTTAGttgctaaattttttttatgaaatttattactTTTGAACCGGTTTCTGTATAATTTTTCAgaattatctaaatttttataattatcacaATTTTTAACCTTACAATGTATTGTTTGCatggcaaaaaaaaaatcactaagcgaatattttctataatattcatactatttttattaatttattaattcctctgcttataaaataattaataataaaaaggaaatgattatTTGTGGTTTTGTGGTGCGTAATTAATTTTCGAAAAGATTATCCACGAAAGAGTTGGCTATAAATGATGACTCATCCTTTGCTACATAAGTCATGAACAGAAAATCCTAGTCCAGTAAAACGTGGACAGCTGGATTCCTCTTTCTCGCACGTGTCATCCCGACAAACCCTAATCTCTCTCTTTCCCCCTTCACCAGTCACCTCCACCCTCCACCCTCCACCTCCTCCTCTCACCCCTCCTATTGGTCACCGCCCACCACATCAtcaccctctctctctctctctctgttttcGTTTTTAAGACAACCCAATTCTTGTAACTCACTGAAAAGACAATTGAGACATTGAAACAGAGATTAGAAGGGGATTGCTGAGTTCTATTCGCATGTCTCTCTCTGGACATTCGACTTGCATATTCTTGGGCCTTTGTTGTTCATCACCTTCAATTCTCAGCCGTTGATCTTTTAGATAAAAGGGAAAGTATCTAGAACAAAAATAAGTGATCTTTCTTCTTTCCTTGGCTAGCTGGTATTTATAAAGTATCCCACTTGGACTTCCACCTCACTCTTTCTTCCACGCCTTCAAAACCAGGtccctctctctttctctcatctAATTTTACTCTGTTTTCTGCATGTGTGTCTTTCTTTTGGGTTGTCTTGGTTTGGCTTCTTTGTTTCTTCTTCTAAGTTTATTCATTATGTTTCTGGATCTATGATTCTATTCTGTGGAATTATTATTTAGGTGAGCTGAATTTTTGTACTTGCTTATCATAATTCATATTTTTGCTTCTCTTTCTCAATTgggtctctctctttctctttgatATTGCTGTAGGGAACCGGAAGTTGGTAATTTAGTTTTGTATTTCTCTAAGCTTAGCTTTACTTATATGCGAATGTTTTGGAATTTTTGGTTTTTATTGCTGAATTTGTGGATTTCAATTGTCAGTTTTATTTAAGGATTTATTCACATCATTTTTTTTTGGCTTGAACTTATGAATCTTTCTAAAGTTGGTGCTGAATTATTTCTCATTTATtacaaaaagaaatattttgtgTTAGGTTTCTGCTGCCATGCTTGCTTTTAGTCTGTGTAATAATGACCTTTCTATGATGGAGTTGTTTTGCTCAAGATTAGTAAGTATAATGACGACTTGCCAATTATTGGCCATAATGGATATGTGGGATGTGTTCAAGCATAACCTGTGAAATTGCTAGGTTtggattttttcattttaaaacagTAGATACTTCTAGGGGTTCTAATGGATACATGGTGGGGATACTAGGATATTATATGTCCCTCAATCTTCATGAGTTGTGGCGAGGAATGGTGACAACATCAGATATTTCCCCAGCTTCAAAAACTGTAACGTGTCCTTTTTTTCGCCCTATGAGTCTGGGATTGAGATGAATCTATGCTCAGTACACCAAATGAAATTGGGAGTATGCATTTTTGTCGGTAGATGCCTAGATTTATCTGTAATTGCATTTGAACAATGAGATATTGAGATCGAGTGGTTTGCCGTATTGCCATTTCCCTTGAATATGTCATTGCATCAGACTAATCCAATTGGGCGATGTTATGAGCCAAAAATAATTAAGAACACTATGTAATTTAAAGTTTGTGAAGCCTAGATGTTTTGGGATCACTACTAGCAAGTCAGGAAGATTGTCATCTTTTTAACAGATAAGTCATGTTGGGAAACTTGGCCAAAGAGCTGAATTGTTTTTGGCCTTTTGCTTGAAAACTGAACTTTGCTGGAAAAATAGGAATAAGTTGGAAGATTTATTTGGAGTGATTTTTCTTGCTGTTTGTTTGCCACTGAATCTTTGAAGAGCTTCAGATCTCATCTTTCTTTTAAAGGATTCAGCAGtaaaaaatttagagat
Coding sequences within it:
- the LOC110630344 gene encoding homeobox-leucine zipper protein ATHB-40, whose translation is MTTTIMNHNKVDQDHMALLSQLYYTQMVPQQGEPKPRRRRKKNKGAENGVTGAKKRKLSADQVNLLEMNFGNEHKLESERKDKLASELGLDPRQVAVWFQNRRARWKNKKLEEEYTKLKTAHETNIIEKCRLESEVLKLKEKLLEAEKEIQRLTEKIDGVSSNSCSSTLSMNTPFLGEFGMEGIGDIFYMSETNYIHGMEWSNLYV